One genomic window of Thermodesulfobacteriota bacterium includes the following:
- the nrdR gene encoding transcriptional regulator NrdR has product MKCPFCGHSESKVVDSRLAKDKETIRRRRECLRCQKRFTTSERAEESLPMVIKKDGRREPFNRGKILNGLRKACEKRPISINVLEKIANRIESYFQERGEREVRSAEIGEKVMEELHRLDGVAYVRFASVYRQFKDIQEFMDELKELLGNREEAKPRK; this is encoded by the coding sequence ATGAAGTGTCCTTTCTGTGGGCATTCCGAGAGCAAGGTGGTCGATTCCCGGTTGGCCAAGGACAAAGAGACGATCCGGCGGAGAAGGGAATGCCTGAGGTGTCAGAAACGGTTCACCACGAGCGAGCGGGCCGAGGAATCGCTCCCCATGGTGATCAAGAAGGACGGGAGGCGAGAGCCTTTCAACCGGGGCAAGATTTTAAACGGGTTGAGGAAGGCCTGCGAGAAGAGGCCCATCAGCATCAACGTCCTGGAGAAGATCGCCAATCGAATCGAATCCTATTTTCAGGAGAGAGGGGAGAGGGAGGTTCGGAGCGCGGAGATCGGAGAGAAGGTGATGGAGGAACTGCACCGTCTCGACGGCGTGGCCTATGTCCGTTTTGCCTCGGTTTACCGGCAGTTCAAAGACATCCAGGAATTTATGGATGAGTTGAAAGAGCTTCTCGGAAACAGGGAAGAGGCGAAGCCTCGAAAGTAG
- the nusB gene encoding transcription antitermination factor NusB encodes MGRRRRAREIALQVLYQIEITKKNALLALEEMKGHFPSAGGDEELTQRLVLGVVEHQKEIDPIIEGHSEHWRLDRMTIIDRNILRMAIYELLYCKDIPPKVTLNEAIDLGKRFGTEESGNFINGLLDRIQNEVIRKPL; translated from the coding sequence TTGGGTCGGCGAAGAAGAGCGAGGGAGATCGCCCTCCAGGTTCTTTATCAGATCGAAATCACGAAGAAGAATGCCCTCCTGGCCCTGGAGGAGATGAAGGGGCACTTCCCCTCTGCCGGAGGGGATGAAGAATTGACCCAACGGCTCGTCCTCGGGGTCGTCGAGCACCAAAAGGAGATCGACCCGATCATCGAAGGACATTCCGAGCACTGGCGCCTGGACCGAATGACGATCATCGACCGGAATATTTTGAGGATGGCCATCTACGAACTGCTCTACTGCAAGGACATCCCTCCCAAAGTCACCCTCAACGAGGCCATCGATCTCGGGAAGCGGTTCGGGACGGAAGAGTCGGGAAATTTCATCAACGGCCTCTTGGACCGCATCCAGAACGAGGTGATCCGGAAGCCCCTCTGA
- a CDS encoding bifunctional 3,4-dihydroxy-2-butanone-4-phosphate synthase/GTP cyclohydrolase II: MISTIEEALEDIRQGKMVILVDDEDRENEGDLTMAAEKVTPEAINFMAKYGRGLICLSLTEERLNQLKLPMMVSDNTSRFQTAFTVSIDARKGVTTGISAADRATTILTAVDDNAKPEDLVSPGHVFPLRARPGGVLVRTGQTEGSVDLARLAGLKPAGVICEIMNEDGTMARMPDLKRFAEQHGLKIVTIADLIKYRLRKERLVRRIAEANIPTKYGGLFKAIAYENDVDPFHHLALVKGDIHPEDRVLVRVHSQCLTGDVFGSKRCDCQEQLHQAMAMVEKEGKGVILYMRQEGRGIGLVNKLKAYCLQDMGKDTVEANEALGFQADMRDYGIGAQILVDLGLRKIRLMTNNPKKIKGLEGYGIEVVERVPIETKPHQENIEYLKTKAKKMGHILSIKTVE, translated from the coding sequence ATGATCAGCACCATTGAAGAGGCGCTGGAGGATATCCGGCAAGGAAAGATGGTGATCCTGGTCGACGATGAAGACCGGGAAAACGAGGGCGACCTCACCATGGCGGCGGAGAAGGTCACGCCCGAGGCCATCAATTTCATGGCGAAATACGGCAGGGGATTGATTTGCCTCTCCTTGACCGAGGAGCGGTTGAACCAGTTGAAACTTCCGATGATGGTCTCGGACAATACCTCTCGGTTCCAGACGGCCTTCACCGTTTCGATCGATGCGAGAAAGGGGGTGACCACCGGCATCTCCGCGGCAGACCGGGCCACGACCATCCTAACGGCGGTCGACGACAACGCCAAACCCGAAGACCTGGTCTCGCCCGGCCATGTCTTTCCCCTGAGGGCGAGGCCCGGAGGTGTCCTGGTCCGCACAGGACAGACCGAGGGCTCGGTCGATCTGGCCCGGCTCGCTGGCCTCAAACCGGCAGGCGTCATTTGCGAGATCATGAACGAGGACGGCACGATGGCCAGGATGCCGGACCTAAAGCGATTTGCAGAACAACACGGCCTGAAGATCGTCACCATCGCCGACCTGATCAAGTACCGACTTCGGAAGGAGAGGCTCGTCCGGCGAATTGCAGAGGCCAACATTCCGACAAAGTACGGAGGTCTTTTTAAGGCCATCGCCTATGAAAACGATGTCGATCCCTTCCACCATCTCGCCCTGGTCAAGGGAGACATCCATCCGGAGGACAGGGTCCTGGTCCGGGTCCATTCCCAGTGCCTGACAGGGGACGTCTTCGGATCGAAACGGTGTGATTGCCAGGAGCAGCTCCATCAGGCCATGGCGATGGTCGAAAAGGAGGGCAAAGGGGTGATCCTCTACATGAGACAGGAGGGACGGGGCATCGGCCTGGTCAACAAGTTGAAGGCCTACTGCCTCCAGGATATGGGGAAGGATACGGTGGAGGCCAACGAGGCCCTCGGGTTTCAGGCCGACATGAGGGATTATGGGATCGGGGCTCAGATCCTGGTCGACCTCGGCCTCCGCAAGATCCGGTTGATGACCAACAACCCCAAAAAGATCAAGGGCCTCGAAGGATACGGGATCGAGGTGGTGGAAAGGGTTCCGATCGAGACCAAGCCGCATCAGGAGAACATCGAATATTTGAAGACCAAGGCCAAGAAGATGGGGCACATCCTCTCCATCAAAACGGTCGAGTAG
- a CDS encoding branched-chain amino acid transaminase produces MVQKLETIWMDGRLIPWDEAKVHVLTHTLHYGLGIFEGIRCYECEDGRSAIFRLREHIDRFFDSAHIGTLRLPYTKKELAEACKETLRANRLKAGYIRPLAFIGEGAMGVYPGENPVRVAIIVWSWGAYLGDEALEKGIRIKTSSYTRHHVNVMMTKAKIAGNYVNSVLAKKEAIELGFDEALMLDTEGYVAEGSGENIFIVKHGMLKTTPLTSVLPGITRDSVIQIAKARKIPVVEDKFTRDELYTAHEAFFTGTAAEITPIREVDGRQIGEGRPGPITRELQAAFFNIVKGKDPEFREWLEYL; encoded by the coding sequence ATGGTTCAAAAACTTGAGACCATCTGGATGGACGGAAGGTTGATCCCTTGGGACGAGGCAAAGGTCCACGTCTTGACCCACACGTTGCATTATGGTCTGGGCATCTTCGAGGGCATTCGTTGCTACGAATGCGAGGATGGGAGGTCTGCGATCTTCAGGCTCAGGGAGCACATCGACCGGTTTTTCGACTCCGCCCATATCGGCACGCTGCGATTGCCCTATACGAAAAAGGAATTGGCGGAGGCCTGTAAGGAGACCCTTCGGGCCAATCGGCTCAAGGCCGGCTATATCCGTCCTCTTGCCTTCATCGGAGAAGGGGCCATGGGCGTCTACCCCGGAGAGAACCCGGTTCGGGTGGCCATTATCGTCTGGTCATGGGGGGCCTACCTCGGTGACGAGGCCCTGGAGAAGGGCATCCGGATCAAAACCTCCTCCTACACTCGCCATCATGTCAACGTGATGATGACGAAGGCCAAGATCGCGGGGAATTATGTCAACTCCGTCCTTGCCAAGAAGGAGGCGATCGAGCTGGGATTTGACGAGGCGTTGATGCTCGATACCGAAGGCTACGTCGCCGAAGGGAGCGGGGAGAACATCTTTATCGTGAAACACGGGATGTTGAAGACGACCCCCCTTACCTCCGTGCTCCCTGGGATCACCAGGGATTCGGTGATCCAGATCGCCAAGGCGAGGAAGATCCCCGTAGTGGAGGACAAGTTCACCCGGGACGAACTCTACACCGCCCACGAGGCCTTTTTTACGGGAACGGCCGCGGAAATCACCCCTATCCGCGAAGTCGACGGCCGCCAGATCGGGGAGGGAAGGCCGGGCCCCATCACACGGGAACTCCAGGCCGCTTTCTTTAACATCGTCAAGGGGAAGGATCCGGAGTTCAGAGAGTGGTTGGAATATCTTTGA
- a CDS encoding riboflavin synthase has product MFTGIVEGTGRVLRIDQRGEGKRLTVLFPDRLTEVQLGDSISINGVCLTVTEQKGMAFAFDLSEETVKKSTLGQLKVGERVNLERALRIGSRLGGHFVTGHIDGTGTIVEKKVGREFIRLEIEVPNHLLRYFVPKGSIAVDGVSLTVNEIRGNVISLLLIPHTLEKTTLIDKRVGDAVNLEADLLGKYVERLLGHPPRGAEGLTLSFLKEHGYVEDDGGSDDQHH; this is encoded by the coding sequence ATGTTCACCGGAATCGTAGAAGGAACGGGGAGGGTATTGAGAATCGATCAAAGAGGAGAAGGGAAAAGGCTTACGGTTCTTTTCCCCGATCGATTGACAGAGGTGCAACTCGGTGATAGTATTAGTATAAATGGGGTTTGCCTGACCGTCACGGAGCAAAAGGGAATGGCCTTCGCATTCGATCTCTCCGAAGAGACGGTCAAAAAGAGTACCCTGGGGCAGTTGAAGGTGGGAGAGAGGGTCAATCTCGAAAGGGCGCTTCGGATTGGCAGCCGCCTGGGAGGTCACTTCGTCACCGGGCATATCGACGGCACCGGCACGATCGTTGAAAAGAAGGTCGGAAGAGAATTCATTCGCCTCGAGATCGAGGTCCCAAATCATCTCTTACGCTATTTCGTGCCCAAGGGTTCCATCGCGGTGGATGGGGTCAGTTTGACGGTCAATGAGATCCGGGGAAACGTGATCTCCCTCTTGTTGATCCCCCACACCCTTGAGAAGACCACCTTGATCGATAAAAGGGTCGGCGATGCGGTCAACCTCGAAGCCGACCTCTTGGGGAAGTATGTAGAACGCCTCCTCGGGCATCCACCCCGGGGGGCCGAGGGTTTGACCCTTTCCTTCTTAAAAGAGCATGGGTATGTCGAAGACGATGGAGGCTCAGATGATCAGCACCATTGA
- the ribD gene encoding bifunctional diaminohydroxyphosphoribosylaminopyrimidine deaminase/5-amino-6-(5-phosphoribosylamino)uracil reductase RibD, with protein MPHPFPTEDAYWMKRALRLAEKGRGRTSPNPMVGAVLVKEGRVVGQGYHVRAGEDHAEVVALKKAGPEAKGATLYVNLEPCVHQGRTPPCAPALIQAGVKRVVVGMVDPNPLVQGRGIGLLREAGLQVDVGVCEEASRALNEAFSKYIQSGLPFVSLKVASTLDGKIATPSGESKWITGEESRRFVHRLRNEVDAVVVGVDTVLRDDPLLTARIRGGRDPFRVVLDSRLRTPEGAKVIEERPEKTIIATTSLAPAERIECFAKRGVNLLIVDPIEGRVDLNALLRRLGQMEMVSLMVEGGGQINNAFLSVGLVDKIFLFLAPKLIGGDQAPGIFSGRGVDKLEEAIRVERMQVRRLGEDLLVVGYPRRRCSPES; from the coding sequence ATGCCCCACCCGTTCCCAACGGAAGACGCCTATTGGATGAAGCGGGCCCTGAGGCTTGCCGAAAAGGGCAGAGGTCGGACCTCGCCCAATCCGATGGTCGGGGCGGTCCTGGTGAAAGAGGGGAGGGTGGTCGGCCAAGGCTACCATGTTCGGGCGGGTGAGGATCACGCAGAAGTCGTCGCCTTAAAAAAGGCGGGGCCTGAAGCCAAAGGGGCCACCCTTTATGTCAACCTCGAGCCCTGTGTCCATCAGGGTCGAACCCCGCCCTGCGCGCCCGCGCTGATCCAGGCCGGGGTGAAGCGAGTGGTCGTGGGGATGGTCGATCCCAACCCCCTGGTCCAGGGACGGGGGATTGGCTTGCTTCGGGAAGCGGGCCTTCAGGTGGACGTGGGCGTCTGCGAAGAGGCCTCCCGGGCGTTGAACGAGGCCTTCTCAAAGTATATTCAGAGCGGACTGCCCTTTGTTTCTTTAAAGGTCGCCTCGACTCTCGACGGAAAGATCGCCACCCCCTCTGGAGAGTCGAAGTGGATCACCGGGGAGGAATCGAGACGCTTCGTCCATCGGTTGAGGAACGAGGTAGACGCCGTGGTCGTAGGGGTCGATACGGTTCTGAGAGACGACCCTCTGCTGACGGCGCGGATCAGGGGCGGGCGGGATCCGTTTCGGGTGGTGCTCGACAGTCGTCTCAGAACCCCTGAGGGAGCGAAGGTGATCGAAGAGCGGCCTGAGAAGACGATCATCGCCACCACCTCGCTTGCCCCCGCAGAGAGGATCGAATGCTTTGCGAAAAGGGGGGTGAACCTCCTGATCGTCGATCCCATAGAAGGAAGGGTCGACCTCAACGCCCTTCTTCGAAGACTGGGACAGATGGAGATGGTGAGCCTCATGGTCGAGGGAGGAGGACAGATCAACAACGCCTTCCTCAGCGTGGGGCTGGTCGACAAGATCTTCCTCTTTCTTGCCCCTAAGTTGATCGGAGGTGACCAAGCCCCGGGGATTTTTAGCGGCAGGGGAGTTGATAAGCTGGAAGAGGCCATCCGGGTTGAGCGAATGCAGGTCAGGAGGCTGGGAGAAGACCTTCTGGTCGTGGGATATCCGAGACGGCGATGTTCACCGGAATCGTAG
- the ribE gene encoding 6,7-dimethyl-8-ribityllumazine synthase — translation MIRVIEGKLTAKGLKFGIVVSRFNHFISDRLLEGALDALRRSGAVEEDLTVVRVPGSFEIPLAAKKMAKSGHYDAIVCLGCVIRGATPHFDYIATEVTKGIASVVLEHEVPVSFGVLVTDNIEQAIERAGTKVGNKGFDAAMTAIEMANLMREIGKE, via the coding sequence ATGATCAGAGTGATCGAAGGCAAGCTGACAGCAAAGGGGCTCAAATTCGGGATCGTCGTGAGCCGGTTCAATCATTTCATCAGCGATCGTCTATTGGAAGGCGCCCTCGATGCCCTGCGGCGGAGCGGAGCCGTGGAGGAGGACCTCACCGTGGTGAGGGTCCCCGGGTCCTTTGAAATTCCTCTGGCGGCCAAAAAAATGGCCAAAAGCGGACACTACGATGCCATCGTCTGCCTCGGGTGCGTGATTCGAGGGGCTACGCCGCACTTCGACTATATCGCGACAGAAGTGACCAAGGGGATCGCCAGCGTCGTCCTCGAGCACGAGGTGCCCGTCTCCTTCGGTGTGCTGGTGACCGACAACATCGAACAGGCGATCGAACGGGCTGGGACGAAGGTGGGCAACAAGGGATTTGATGCAGCCATGACCGCCATCGAGATGGCCAATCTCATGAGGGAGATCGGGAAGGAATAA